CTGATGGCACCTGCAGCGGAGCGCATGGCGGAGGCGCTGGCGGAGGTGCAGATCAAGGCACCTGCAGTACCTTTAATCGCAAACGTCATCGCAGCCCCCGTCGATGACCCGGATGAAATCCGCAAGCTGCTGGTCCAGCAGGTCCAAGGGTCTGTGCGCTGGCGCGAGTCGGTGATGTGGATGGCAGCTCATGGCGTGACCGAGACCTATGAGGTCGGGGCGGGCAAGGCGCTGACAGGAATGATCCGGCGGATTCACAAAGACATGGCGACGATGAATGTCGGTGGGCCAGAAGATGTCGTGGCGGCAGTTGCCGCGTTGAAAGGAGAGGCGGGGTGAACCTTGCCCAGTGGAGAATACGAGATGTTTGATTTGACAGGAAAGAATGCGCTGATCACTGGCGCTTCCGGCGGTATCGGCGGCGACATCGCCAAGGCCCTGCACGGAGCCGGTGCAACAGTTGGCTTGTCGGGAACAAGGGTTGATCCTCTTGAAGCGCTTGCCGCCGAATTGGGTGACCGTGTGCATGTGCTGCCGTGCAACCTAAGCGATGCAGAAGCTGTGAATGCCCTTCCAAAGCAGGCCGCAGAAGCGATGGGATCGGTGGATATTCTTGTCAACAATGCCGGAATTACCCGCGACAATATCTTTATGCGCATGTCCGACGAGGAATGGTCCAGCGTGCTGGATGTGAACCTGACTTCGACAATGCGTCTTTGCAAAGGTGTCATCCGCGGCATGATGAAAGCCCGCTGGGGCCGGATCGTGAACATCAGCTCCGTTGTCGGGGCGACCGGCAATCCGGGGCAGGCGAACTATGCTGCCTCGAAAGCCGGGATGGTGGGGATGTCGAAATCGATCGCCTACGAAGTCGCAAGCAGGGGAATCACGGTCAATTGCGTTGCACCGGGCTTTATTACGACGGCTATGACCGACAAGCTGACGGATGACCAAAAGACCGGAATCCTTGGTCAGGTTCCCGCCGGCAGGATGGGTGATCCGACGGAAATTGCTGCGGCCGTACTTTATCTGGCAAGTCCCGAAGCGGCCTATGTCACAGGCAGCACCTTGCATGTGAACGGCGGAATGGCCATGTTCTCTTGAACCGATGGCGGGGGAGGACAAAGCGTTTGCGCTTACTGATTTCTCTGCTATAGGCCACGACAGAAATGACCACCGCCTCTTTGTGGGGCCAGACAAGAACGTGAGGATTAGTCCATGAGCGACGTTGCAGACCGCGTACGCAAGATCGTAGTTGAGCATCTTGGTGTTGAAGAAGACAAAGTTGTCGAGGGCGCGTCCTTCATCGACGATCTGGGCGCTGACAGCCTTGACACCGTTGAATTGGTTATGGCGTTTGAAGAAGAGTTCGGGATCGAAATTCCTGATGACGCTGCCGAGACAATTCAGACGTTCGGCGATGCAGTAAAGTTTATCAACAGCGCATCATAAGACTGCGCTTTTTGTTGATTTTCAGAGCGGCGTCCTTCGGGACGCCGTTCTTCGTTTCCATCAGTATTTTTTCGATCTTTTCTTTATTTCGGGCGGTCGTATTCTGTCGCCACTTCGATGACCTTGGAAGATGGTTGTGATGCCCCTCGACTACAAAGCGGTTTTTGTTCAGTCCCCCGCACCTTGCATGATCTTGAACCGCCAACTGGGGTTCGTTGCCGCGAATCCGGCTTATCTGGCCATGGTCGGTAAATCCGAAGAGGATCTGATCGGAAATCAAGTTTTCGAGGTGTTTCCAGAGAATTCCGACCGAATTGAACACATGTTGACTGTCTTCGAAGAGACATTTGCGGGGAAGCCGATCACGTTTACCGAAATGCCTTTCCGCATCAATGTTGACGGAAAGATGAAGCAATACTGGTGGACCGCGCGTCACGCTGTGCTGACTGGCAAGAACTCTGACGAGAAATACCTGATCCAATACAGCGAAAACGTTTCTGAAGCTGTGAAAGCCAGACAAATGCGCAATGCGCAGATGGGGGAATTGCAGCATCGCGTTGGGAATATATTCAGCATTGTCAGCGCTATTGCACGCCAGACAGGGCGTGCAAGCGACAATATTGCGCAGTTTCTATCTACATTCGAAGCGCGCATCGGGGCCTTGGTGCGGGTGAATCGTCAACTTACCGGTGTCAGCGCACCAGATGAGACAATTGCGTCCGTCATCGAACAGCAGATGGTCGTGCATTCTGATGAAGCTCGCAATCGCATGAAAATCGATGGTCCCGACTACCCGCTTTCCATGTTGCAGTCACAGGCGATTTCGATGGCAATACACGAGTTGGCTACCAATTCGCTGAAATACGGCGTGATCTCTCAAAATAAGGGCGAGATTTCCCTGCATTGGGAAAATCTGCCCAACGGTGGTTGCCGTCTGGAATGGCAGGAAGTCGGGATCGTGGTAAAGCAACAAGCAGAAAACAGCGGTTACGGAACGTTGCTGCTGACCAGCATCATTCCTAGTCAGCTGGGCGGGACTGCTGCGTTCGAGTTCGGAGATGAGTTCTTTCGCTATCGACTTGAGATCGACTGATCCTTCCCGTTTCGTGCGGAACATGCATTGCAGTGGCGTCAAACGCGCCCGTCATATCGACAGCGGAGTTCGGCAGACCGGTGTTGGCACGCGACGACCTGCTCTTGCCCCTCTCGCTTTGCCTGCGCTATGACGGGGATGAGCGGGAAAAACTTACTTGGGGGCAGAAAAATGCGCCGTGTCGTTATTACAGGTCTTGGATTGGTCACTCCTCTGGCAGATGGCGTAGAGGCCTCCTGGAGCCGCATACTTGAAGGCCAGTCGGGCGCTGGCCCCATTACCGGTTTCGACCCCGAGGGGCTTGCCACGACGTACGCCTGCGAGGTGCCGCTGGGTGACGGGTCTGATGGCACTTTTAATGCCGACACCTACATGGAACCCAAAGAACAGCGGAAGGTCGATACCTTCATTCTGTTCGGGATGGCCGCCGCGCAGCAGGCGATCACGGATGCCGGTTGGACTCCGGAGGATCAGGAAAGCCTTGAACGCACGGGCGTGTTGATCGGTTCTGGCATTGGTGGTTTGAACTCGATTGCGCAAACCGCCGTGATGATGGAAGAAAAAGGCCCGCGCCGCGTATCACCATTCTTTGTGCCCGGTGCGCTGATCAATCTGATTTCGGGTCAGGTGTCCATTCGTTATGGCTTCAAGGGCCCGAACCATTCCGTCGTGACTGCCTGTTCGACTGGTGCTCATGCCATCGGTGATGCATCTCGTCTGATCCAGCACGGCGACGCTGATGTGATGATTGCGGGCGGCGCCGAAGCGGCTATTTGCAAGATCGGGATCGCCGGTTTCAACGCGTGTAAGGCGCTGTCCACTGGTCGGGCAGATGATCCAACCAAGGCATCGCGCCCATGGGATGAAGATCGCGACGGGTTCGTCATGGGCGAAGGTGCCGGTATCGTCGTTCTGGAAGAATACGAACATGCCAAGGCGCGCGGTGCAAAAATCTATGCCGAGGTCTTGGGCTATGGACTAAGTGGGGATGCACATCACATCACCGCGCCGCCACCAGATCACGAAGGCGCAGAGCGCGCGATGCGGGCTGCTTGCCGCAATGCGGGGATCGAGCCAAGCCAGATCGATTACGTGAATGCGCATGGCACGTCGACCATGGCCGATACGATCGAATTGGGGGCTGTCGAGCGCCTTGTCGGGCCGGAATCGGCGGCGAAACTGACGATGTCCTCGACAAAATCTGCGACTGGCCATCTTCTTGGTGCCGCTGGCGCGATCGAGGCGATCTTTTCGATACTTGCGATCCGCGATCAGGTTGCACCGCCAACCATCAACCTTGACAAGGTAGCCGCTGAAACAAAGGTCGACCTTTGCGCCAACAGCAAACGCGAGCGCAGAATCGATATCGCCCTGTCCAATTCCTTTGGGTTTGGCGGCACGAATGCGAGTGTTGTATTTGGGAAGGTTTCCTAAATGTGGCGACATATTGCGTCCAACGCACTGACTGTTTTTATCGTCGGTCTGTTTCTGGTCGCCGGGGCAATCGCCTGGGGCGGCAAGCAGTATGACGACCCGGGGCCCTTGGCCTCTGCAATCTGTCTCAAGGTCGCACCGGGATCGAACATGTCCCGCGTCAGTGACAATCTTGTTGAACAGGGTGCCATTTCAAGCGG
The sequence above is drawn from the Cognatiyoonia koreensis genome and encodes:
- a CDS encoding acyl carrier protein, encoding MSDVADRVRKIVVEHLGVEEDKVVEGASFIDDLGADSLDTVELVMAFEEEFGIEIPDDAAETIQTFGDAVKFINSAS
- a CDS encoding sensor histidine kinase translates to MPLDYKAVFVQSPAPCMILNRQLGFVAANPAYLAMVGKSEEDLIGNQVFEVFPENSDRIEHMLTVFEETFAGKPITFTEMPFRINVDGKMKQYWWTARHAVLTGKNSDEKYLIQYSENVSEAVKARQMRNAQMGELQHRVGNIFSIVSAIARQTGRASDNIAQFLSTFEARIGALVRVNRQLTGVSAPDETIASVIEQQMVVHSDEARNRMKIDGPDYPLSMLQSQAISMAIHELATNSLKYGVISQNKGEISLHWENLPNGGCRLEWQEVGIVVKQQAENSGYGTLLLTSIIPSQLGGTAAFEFGDEFFRYRLEID
- the fabG gene encoding 3-oxoacyl-[acyl-carrier-protein] reductase, with product MFDLTGKNALITGASGGIGGDIAKALHGAGATVGLSGTRVDPLEALAAELGDRVHVLPCNLSDAEAVNALPKQAAEAMGSVDILVNNAGITRDNIFMRMSDEEWSSVLDVNLTSTMRLCKGVIRGMMKARWGRIVNISSVVGATGNPGQANYAASKAGMVGMSKSIAYEVASRGITVNCVAPGFITTAMTDKLTDDQKTGILGQVPAGRMGDPTEIAAAVLYLASPEAAYVTGSTLHVNGGMAMFS
- the fabF gene encoding beta-ketoacyl-ACP synthase II, producing MRRVVITGLGLVTPLADGVEASWSRILEGQSGAGPITGFDPEGLATTYACEVPLGDGSDGTFNADTYMEPKEQRKVDTFILFGMAAAQQAITDAGWTPEDQESLERTGVLIGSGIGGLNSIAQTAVMMEEKGPRRVSPFFVPGALINLISGQVSIRYGFKGPNHSVVTACSTGAHAIGDASRLIQHGDADVMIAGGAEAAICKIGIAGFNACKALSTGRADDPTKASRPWDEDRDGFVMGEGAGIVVLEEYEHAKARGAKIYAEVLGYGLSGDAHHITAPPPDHEGAERAMRAACRNAGIEPSQIDYVNAHGTSTMADTIELGAVERLVGPESAAKLTMSSTKSATGHLLGAAGAIEAIFSILAIRDQVAPPTINLDKVAAETKVDLCANSKRERRIDIALSNSFGFGGTNASVVFGKVS